The genomic segment CATTTTGCTAAACAGCTTCACTGCCGCCACCACGATAGCGCCAATGATAAAGCCCAGCACCAGGTTCATTAGCATCGGCAAAACAGCCGCCACAACGGCCCCGTGCGCGGAGGCGAAATGCTCAATGGCGTGGTGCAGCGGCGCGATACCGTGAACCACAATTCCGCCACCGACCAGGAACATGGCCAGCGTACCCACTATCGATAAACTCTTCATCAGCCAGGGGGCAAGGACCAGCAGACTTTTGCCGATACCTTTGGCGAACGCGCTCGATTTTTTCTCCAGCCAAAAGCCGATATCATCCAGCTTGACGATAAGCCCCACCAGGCCATACACCCCAACCGTCACCAGAAGGGCAATACCGGAAAGTACGATGACCTGGTTCATCAGCGGGGCTTCGGAAACAATTCCGAGCGTAATCGCCACAATTTCCGCCGACAGAATAAAGTCGGTACGGATGGCCCCTTTCACCTTATCGCGCTCAAAGGCTTTAGGATCTTTCGCCGCCAGTGCCTCAAGACGTTGCTGGCGCATCTCTGGCGTGTCGCTCTCTTTGCGAGAGGCCAGGGTATGCAGAACTTTCTCTGCCCCCTCGAAACATAAAAACGCCCCGCCAATCATCAACAGCGGCGTAATCGCCCAGGGGATGAATGCGCTGATCAGCAGAGCCAGCGGCACCAGGATCACTTTATTGATAAAAGAGCCTTTCGCCACGCCCCATACCACGGGCAGTTCACGGTTAGCCCTGACGCCGCTCACCTGTTGGGCATTCAGCGATAAATCATCTCCCAGCACACCTGCGGTCTTTTTTGCCGCCAGTTTTCCCATCACCGAAATGTCGTCCAGTAACGTGGCAATATCATCCAGCAATGTTAATAAGCTACTTCCCGCCAAAATCTCTATCCTTCTTTTTTTGATAATTAAGTGAATAGTATGGAGCAAAACCGGGCACCCGGAAACAAGCACCTCTCGTCAACAAAAAATTCACATCCTCACCACAATTAAAGCGCTCGCCAGTCCGATTGTTTTGGCGTTTACTATCAGCGACCTTTTAATTTCGTCGTGAGGGATTATGCGTTTCCGGCAATTATTACCCCTCATGGGAGCACTCTTTTCGCTCTACATCATCTGGGGTTCCACCTACTTTGTTATTCGTATTGGCGTAGAAAGCTGGCCGCCGCTGATGATGGCGGGCGCCATTGAAATGCTCGCTGCGGGGATTGTGCTGTTGATGGCCTCGACGCTGACGGGCGAGAAGCTGACGGCGGTACCGGATCTGTCAGGTTTCCTCGCCGTGGGGTACCTCACATTATTTGGTTCCATCATCGCCATTAACGCCTACATGTTCCTGATCCGTAACGTCTCTCCGGCCGTCGCCACCAGCTATGCCTACGTAAACCCGGTGGTCGCCGTGCTGCTGGGAACCTGCTTTGCCGGGGAAACGCTGGCACCAATAGAATGGCTGGCGCTGGGGGTGATTGTGTTTTCCGTGGTGCTGGTCACGCTGGGTAAGTATTTGCTGCCAGCAAAACCGGTTATCACACCGTGTGGGGTGGAAAAACCCTGAGGGGATGAATGCCCTGAGTGTCGATCTGCGCGGCCTGCCCGCCGCCGCAGATCCACTCTTCCAGCCGTTCGGTCAGTTGCGTATCGTTAAGTTTTAACCTGCCGCGTAGCGCGCACTCCCAGACAACCATAACCCGCCATCCCTCTGCGATAAGCGCGGCGAGATCACGCCGATCGCGGGCCACGTTCTTGCCTATCTTATCCAGCCAGAAATCGGTGCGCGTGGCGGGGACTTTAAATAAGTAACAGTGATGCTGATGCCAGAAGCAGCCGTGAGTGAAGATAATGCATTGATAGGCGTCGACAACGAAATCAGGACGCCCGGCAAGCGCGGGATCCTGCACCCGAAAATCAAACCCCGCCCTGGCCAGTAATCCGGCCAGTCGTTTTTCTATCGCGGTATCGCGCGTGCCAATGGCACGCATGTTTTTACTGCGCGTCGCCTTATTGTGCACATCCGTCATTCACGGCCTCACTCTGGCGCAGGGCGACGGCCTGTTTGATGCGGGAGGCCAGCAGCGTTGCCACCGCCGCGAACGCGGGCACCACCACGGAATTACCAAACTGACGATAAGCCTGGGTGTCCGAGACCGGGATACGGAAGCTGTAGCCCTGCGGAGTCTCAAAGCCCATCAGCCTTGCGCATTCACGCGGCGTTAAGCGACGCGGACGATGGCGTTGATTATTAGGATCGTCGAACGCTTTTTCACCCAGCGCTCTGTCCCAGCCTCTGTCGATAAGAATTTCCGCACCGTCTTTGTAATAGCGGGCGGAGAGCGTACGGGTCACGCTGTCCGGGTTAGCCGGGTTGACCATGCCAAAGCCGAAGCCGTTGCCTTTCGCCTGGTGCTTTTTGGCATAGCGATAGAGGTATTTCCACAGCACCGGCGTCAGAATGAATTTGGCATCAACGGCAGGCTCCAGCAGATCGGCCACGCTCGGGCGACGGGCGGGGTACAACGAGGATATATCCCGTAGGGTAAAGTCGCCCTTCAGGTTGAGATCGCGGCGAAAACCCACCAGCACGATACGTTCGCGGTGCTGGGGCAAAAAGTGTCTGCCGTCGATAATTTTGGGATCGTCTGCGCCCATATCCTGCGCATCAGCCACGTCGTAACCCAGCTCATCGAGCGTTTGCATGATGATGCGGAAGGTTTTCCCACCGTCATGGCTCTTCAAATTTTTGACGTTTTCCAGCACAAAAATGGCCGGTCGGCGGGCATCAATAATCCGCACGACATCAAAAAACAGCGTTCCTTGCGTATCACAGGCAAAGCCGTGGGCGCGACCAAGGGCATTTTTTTTCGACACGCCGGCAAGCGAAAACGGCTGGCAAGGGAAGCCGGCCAGCAGCACGTCGTGGGCCGGTATAGCGTCGCGAATATGCGCCGCCGCCTCTGCGTCAGTCACGCCGCTTTTGTGGCTCAGGGTCACATCACGAATATCGGCATTGAACCGATGTGCGTGGGGATCGCAGTACCAGTTGGCTTTGTAGGTGCGTAGCGCGTGTTTGTTCCACTCGCTGGTGAACACGCACTGCCCCCCAATGGCTTCAAACCCGTGGCGGATCCCGCCGATACCGGCAAAGAGATCGATAAAACGGAAAGCGTAATGGGGATGGGCGGCAGAAGGACGCGGCAGCAGGTTTTGCAGATAACGAAATTCACCGTCGCTCAGACGTTGCCCTGCACGCTCGCTGGTAAGCAGTCTTTTGAGGATGGCCGAGCTCCAGTGGCTTTCACCCTGCGCCAGCAGCTGGTTTGCGAGCGTTTTTGCATCATAAATTTCCAGCAGTTGCTGGAGTAATGCCTGCACTGTTGCCGTTGATTTCACAGCCTGCTCAGGTGCGGGCTCTGTCACTGTTTGAATTTCCTGCATACTTTTAACCGGGCAATAAAGACGGGAAACAGATTACCACAGTTCACTCAGGCAAACTGCGACGGAAACGGCGCTGGACCTGACTATCAACGCCGAAGTTGTCGCCCTGTAAGTCGGCACTCAGTTTTGCCATAAACTCGATAAGGAAATTGGCGTTATGCCTTGCGAGCTCACGTCCCGGGCCTGAGCGGTCATAGTATCTCAGCCTATATTATCCCCGGATGAATGCCGTCGAATGTCGCGTTGCCACATTCACATTGAGCCATATCACCAAAATCAACGCTGTCATCGAGTAATTTTTTGTCAGCATATGCGCGCATGTTGTTCTTACAAATGGAACACCATACGTGCGAGCACGTAAGTATGTATGACCAGGTCACCGTCAAGTCTTTGAACTCTTTTTTTTCGTTCATGTTCACTTTCCATTATTTCATTTAAAATCAGTTGGATACGCGCCTACTACGCAGGCATTTCTTATGTCGTCATTATCCTGCCCCTGCTATATGAACTTGCCGGAGCGACCATGTATATTGTGTACTGAATTTATGGGATTTCAACGTGGTTTAAACCCGCCTGGTGAAGCCAGTCAAGCGGGCTATTTTTTATGCTACGGCGCTTCCTGTAACGCCACGCGAATGAAGCCATTATTTTGCGTTAATAGCTCATGCGCTTGCCAGGCTTCCAGACCGGTGAGCACCATCAGAACCGCCGTTTTGCAATGGTGGTTACAGCTTTCCAGCGCGCACTTCGCCACCGCCCGAGTGCATCCTCCTGCTTCCATCACGATGGCGATTTGCCGCTCGGTCCATTTGATGCTGCTGGCCTGGAGATCCACCCGAAGGTTACTGTAGACACGCCCGGTTCGGATAGCCAGCCCGGTGCTCACCATGCTGAGGATCATTTTATGTGCAATGCCAGCTTTGGTATTAATATGTCCGGCAACCACATCAGCACCCAGTTCCGGAGCAATCACCATACTCGCCAGCTGCGCGGCTTCGCTTTGCGTATCGTCGGTGATAACGGCAACCGTCGCCCCGAGAGACCAGGCATGCCGCATCGCGCCCCAAACCCACGGTGTTTTTCCGCTAACGGTTACCGCCAGCATCATATCCTGTTCGGTAAATTTATGGGCCTGCAGGTCGATAACGCCACGCTCGTAGCTTGCGGTGTCATCGCCTGCGGTGATAGCAATGACCGGCGTTTTTCCTGGGGCATACTCTTGCGCGACCTGGCTCACCAGGCACCCGGACGGGCCTGCGCCAACCAGCACCAGACGGCCGCCGTGACTTAGCGTCGCCGCGGCGCTATCCACCACGCGGGCGATTGTCGTTAAGAATGGGGTAATGGCTTCAGAGATAAGTGCGTCATCCTGGTGAATAACATTCAGCATGTCCAGCGTAGACAATCTATCGATATTCATCGTGCTGGCGTGCCGTCTTTCCTTGACTGAACCGGTAAGCATAATACTCATAAACAGCCTCCTTATTATGCGTTCCCATACACTATAAGGGGTTTTATAGGGATGGCCTGCGAGAAGGGTCACGAAAAGCATCCCTTTGTGAAAAACACGTCATCAGCGATAATCAACTCTTTGTTATTCATCGCGGAGTGTTGATGAGCGATTTGCACCCCTTCCCCCTGACGCGCAAGCGCCCAATGAAACTAAACACGCTGCTCACGTTAATGGTGTGCGCGACCATCGGATCGGTGCTGCTGGTGGTGTTTGCCCTCTATTCGGCGCAAATCACCCGCGCGACGCGCGATGATGTTAAAGATACCGCTCTGGGCATTGCCCGCACGCTGGCGGACACGCCAGAGATTAAGCGCGGTCTGATGGAATCGCCTCAGGCCGACATTATCCAGCCCATTGCCCAGGCCGTAACGAAACGCAATGACCTGCTGTTTACCGTGGTTACCGATATGCAGGGCATCCGCTACTCTCACCCAAACGAAGCCCTGCTGGGGCTGCATTTTATCGGTGATGATCTGCCCCCTGCGCTGGAGGGGAAGGAGAACGTCTCCGTTAATCGCGGCGCACTCGACGAAGCGCTACGCGTCTTCACCCCGGTCTATGACGATGAGCACGAACAGATAGGCGTGGTTGTGGTGGGCATCTCGCTCTATAAGGTTGAAAAACAAATCGCCCGCAGCAGGCTTAATGCCGTCTGGACGATTTTATTCAGCATTTTAATGAGTTCGCTGGCTATCTGGGGCCTGGTGCGCGTCCTGAAACGTATTTTGTTTGGATTAGAACCTTATGAAATCTCCGCGCTGTTTGAACAGCGTCAGGCAATGCTACAGTCGCTGCGTGAAGGCGTGCTGGCCGTTGATATTCACGGTCGGGTGACGATGATTAACCATACCGCCAGAGAAATCCTGCTCCTGCCCGCAGGCAAACAAAGCGAAAACGCCAGTGAACCGCTGCTGTCGGGCCTGCGCGAGGTATCGCAAACGGGCATTGCACGTCAGGACCAGGAGATCAGCTGCAACGGGCGGTTACTGCTGTGCAACATGGTACCGGTAAAAAGTCAGAATCAGGTAATTGGCGCCATAAGCACCTTCCGCGATAAAACCGAAATCAGCCAGCTGATGCAGCGTATTGACGGCATGGTCAATTACGTTGATGCCTTGCGTTCGCATACCCACGAGTTTATGAATAAGCTGCACGTGATCCTGGGCCTGCTGCACATGAAGCGCTACGACAAACTGGAAGAGTATATCATCCAGACCGCTCACAATTATCAGACCGATATTGGCGTTATCCAGCGCAAGGTTAAGTCCCCGGTTATCGCCGGCTTTTTGCTCGGTAAAATGCACCGGGCCAAGGAAGCGGGCGTTACCTTAACGCTGGCCGATGAGTGTCTGATACCGGATACCGCGAATGAAGAGCAGGTGGCGGTGCTGGTGACCGTGCTGGGCAACTTAATTGAAAACGCGCTGGACGCAATGGAGGGTCAAGCGGAGGGCGAGATCGGCCTGTTGTTGCATTATCAGCATGGCTGGCTCAGCTGTGAAGTCAGCGATGACGGTCCCGGTATTGATCCCGTGCGGCTGGAGGCTATTTTTACCAAGGGCTACTCAACAAAAGGTGAAAACCGTGGCGTTGGGTTATTCCTTGCGCGTCAGCAAATTCAGAACCTGGGCGGCGATATCACCGTGGAATCTGAGCCTGGCGTATTTACCCAATTTTTTGTTCACATCCCCTGGGATAGCGAGAGGAATATCGCGTGATAAATGTATTAATTGTCGATGATGACGCCATGGTAGCTGACCTCAACCGTCTGTATGTTAACCGTGTTGAGGGCTTCAGCTGCAGCGGCGTCGCCTCCACGCTCAACCAGGCCGAGGCTATCATTAACACCCCCAGCCAGCCTGTTGATCTGGTGCTGCTGGATGTGTATATGCAGCAGGATAACGGGCTGGATCTGCTGCCCATCATCCGCGCGTCAGGCCGCCCGATCGATGTGATCATGATCTCCTCGGCTTCGGATGCGGCCACAATCCAGACCTCAATGCATTATGGCGTGGTGGATTATTTGATTAAACCGTTCCAGTTCCCGCGCTTTGAAGAGGCGCTGAACGGCTGGAAGGCGAAGCATAGCCTGATGGGATCGCATCAGTATTATGAGCAGGCAGACGTGGACAGGCTGCTGCACGGTGGTGCGCCGGAACTGGCAGACCATAAAAAATTGCCGAAAGGGTTAACGCCACAGACGTTGCGCACCATCTGTCAGTGGATAGACGCCCATCCGGAGAGTGAGTTTTCCACCGACGATCTGGCGAATGCGGTGGGTATTTCGCGGGTGTCATGCCGCAAATATTTGATCTGGCTGGCGCAAATCAACATCTTGTTCACCAGTATTCACTACGGCGCTACCGGCCGCCCGGTGTACCGTTACCGGCTTCAGCCTGAACAGACGGCCCTGCTCAAGCAATACTGTCAGTAACGCGATAGCAGTTATCCAGCAGGGTAAAACGGAAGTGGCGCGCTGAAGAGAGCACCACTTCTTTTGTTTTGGTCACAAAAATGGCTTCGATGTCGGGCCGTGCGTGCAGGACTGCGCAGCCTTTCTCCACGCCCATGCCGTACATCAGCGTGGTCCAGATATCACCATCAATCGACTCTTTCGAGACAATCGTCACGCTATCGAGTTCGTTATCCAGCGGGTACCCGCTACGTGGATCAAGAATGTGATGATAGCGTTTGCCATTATGTTCAAAGTAACGTTCATAGATTCCCGAGGTCACTACAGACCTGTTCTCCACCGTCAATGCGCCAATCAGTTCATCACCGGCGAAGGGTTTTTTTAGCCCCACGCTCCAGCCACCGTGCGGCGAGCCTAAGGTTTGAATATTTCCGCCGAGGTTGATAAGTGCGCACTCGGTCCCTTCCTGGCGCAGAAAATCCCGCACCCGGTCAGCGATATACCCTTTAGCAATGGCCCCCAGGTCGATCGCCATACCGGGTTTAAGCAGCATTACGCTACAGTGGGCTTCATCGAGTACGACGTCGGCCGGGTCGGTTAACCTAAGCAGCGCCGCAATGTCATTGGCAGGCGGGACGCTATCGCCGTGAAAACCAATTTTCCAGCGCTTTACCAGCGGACCTATCGCCAGGTTAAATGCACTGTCTTTGCACTGACTTGCCGCTTTCGCACAGCGAATAAGCTCAAACACCGGACGACTGACCGCCACCGGATGCTTTCCGGCAGCGTGGTTGATATCCATGACCTGGGACTGCGCACGGTTGACCGTCAGCAGATTTTCGTACTGTTTGATCAGGCGAAAAACGCGGGAGGCGAGTGCGTCATCATGGGTGAAGAGTTTCAGAAGGATGGGAGAGCCCATCAACAC from the unidentified bacterial endosymbiont genome contains:
- a CDS encoding DUF808 domain-containing protein, with the protein product MLAGSSLLTLLDDIATLLDDISVMGKLAAKKTAGVLGDDLSLNAQQVSGVRANRELPVVWGVAKGSFINKVILVPLALLISAFIPWAITPLLMIGGAFLCFEGAEKVLHTLASRKESDTPEMRQQRLEALAAKDPKAFERDKVKGAIRTDFILSAEIVAITLGIVSEAPLMNQVIVLSGIALLVTVGVYGLVGLIVKLDDIGFWLEKKSSAFAKGIGKSLLVLAPWLMKSLSIVGTLAMFLVGGGIVVHGIAPLHHAIEHFASAHGAVVAAVLPMLMNLVLGFIIGAIVVAAVKLFSKMRGTAH
- a CDS encoding EamA family transporter, encoding MRFRQLLPLMGALFSLYIIWGSTYFVIRIGVESWPPLMMAGAIEMLAAGIVLLMASTLTGEKLTAVPDLSGFLAVGYLTLFGSIIAINAYMFLIRNVSPAVATSYAYVNPVVAVLLGTCFAGETLAPIEWLALGVIVFSVVLVTLGKYLLPAKPVITPCGVEKP
- a CDS encoding very short patch repair endonuclease; this encodes MTDVHNKATRSKNMRAIGTRDTAIEKRLAGLLARAGFDFRVQDPALAGRPDFVVDAYQCIIFTHGCFWHQHHCYLFKVPATRTDFWLDKIGKNVARDRRDLAALIAEGWRVMVVWECALRGRLKLNDTQLTERLEEWICGGGQAAQIDTQGIHPLRVFPPHTV
- a CDS encoding DNA cytosine methyltransferase yields the protein MTEPAPEQAVKSTATVQALLQQLLEIYDAKTLANQLLAQGESHWSSAILKRLLTSERAGQRLSDGEFRYLQNLLPRPSAAHPHYAFRFIDLFAGIGGIRHGFEAIGGQCVFTSEWNKHALRTYKANWYCDPHAHRFNADIRDVTLSHKSGVTDAEAAAHIRDAIPAHDVLLAGFPCQPFSLAGVSKKNALGRAHGFACDTQGTLFFDVVRIIDARRPAIFVLENVKNLKSHDGGKTFRIIMQTLDELGYDVADAQDMGADDPKIIDGRHFLPQHRERIVLVGFRRDLNLKGDFTLRDISSLYPARRPSVADLLEPAVDAKFILTPVLWKYLYRYAKKHQAKGNGFGFGMVNPANPDSVTRTLSARYYKDGAEILIDRGWDRALGEKAFDDPNNQRHRPRRLTPRECARLMGFETPQGYSFRIPVSDTQAYRQFGNSVVVPAFAAVATLLASRIKQAVALRQSEAVNDGCAQ
- a CDS encoding N-acetylmuramic acid 6-phosphate etherase → MSIMLTGSVKERRHASTMNIDRLSTLDMLNVIHQDDALISEAITPFLTTIARVVDSAAATLSHGGRLVLVGAGPSGCLVSQVAQEYAPGKTPVIAITAGDDTASYERGVIDLQAHKFTEQDMMLAVTVSGKTPWVWGAMRHAWSLGATVAVITDDTQSEAAQLASMVIAPELGADVVAGHINTKAGIAHKMILSMVSTGLAIRTGRVYSNLRVDLQASSIKWTERQIAIVMEAGGCTRAVAKCALESCNHHCKTAVLMVLTGLEAWQAHELLTQNNGFIRVALQEAP
- a CDS encoding sensor histidine kinase — its product is MSDLHPFPLTRKRPMKLNTLLTLMVCATIGSVLLVVFALYSAQITRATRDDVKDTALGIARTLADTPEIKRGLMESPQADIIQPIAQAVTKRNDLLFTVVTDMQGIRYSHPNEALLGLHFIGDDLPPALEGKENVSVNRGALDEALRVFTPVYDDEHEQIGVVVVGISLYKVEKQIARSRLNAVWTILFSILMSSLAIWGLVRVLKRILFGLEPYEISALFEQRQAMLQSLREGVLAVDIHGRVTMINHTAREILLLPAGKQSENASEPLLSGLREVSQTGIARQDQEISCNGRLLLCNMVPVKSQNQVIGAISTFRDKTEISQLMQRIDGMVNYVDALRSHTHEFMNKLHVILGLLHMKRYDKLEEYIIQTAHNYQTDIGVIQRKVKSPVIAGFLLGKMHRAKEAGVTLTLADECLIPDTANEEQVAVLVTVLGNLIENALDAMEGQAEGEIGLLLHYQHGWLSCEVSDDGPGIDPVRLEAIFTKGYSTKGENRGVGLFLARQQIQNLGGDITVESEPGVFTQFFVHIPWDSERNIA
- the dcuR gene encoding two-component system response regulator DcuR, translated to MINVLIVDDDAMVADLNRLYVNRVEGFSCSGVASTLNQAEAIINTPSQPVDLVLLDVYMQQDNGLDLLPIIRASGRPIDVIMISSASDAATIQTSMHYGVVDYLIKPFQFPRFEEALNGWKAKHSLMGSHQYYEQADVDRLLHGGAPELADHKKLPKGLTPQTLRTICQWIDAHPESEFSTDDLANAVGISRVSCRKYLIWLAQINILFTSIHYGATGRPVYRYRLQPEQTALLKQYCQ
- a CDS encoding FAD:protein FMN transferase — encoded protein: MPDDNRLYSYSAVLMGSPILLKLFTHDDALASRVFRLIKQYENLLTVNRAQSQVMDINHAAGKHPVAVSRPVFELIRCAKAASQCKDSAFNLAIGPLVKRWKIGFHGDSVPPANDIAALLRLTDPADVVLDEAHCSVMLLKPGMAIDLGAIAKGYIADRVRDFLRQEGTECALINLGGNIQTLGSPHGGWSVGLKKPFAGDELIGALTVENRSVVTSGIYERYFEHNGKRYHHILDPRSGYPLDNELDSVTIVSKESIDGDIWTTLMYGMGVEKGCAVLHARPDIEAIFVTKTKEVVLSSARHFRFTLLDNCYRVTDSIA